The sequence below is a genomic window from Silene latifolia isolate original U9 population chromosome 7, ASM4854445v1, whole genome shotgun sequence.
CGCAACAGTCGGTGTCGGAACAAACGATGTCGTATACGGTAACTTCCTTTGCCGTGGTGACCAGAGCAATAGCAATTGTCAAGACTGTGTCACCGAGATAACAGTTACGGTCTTGCCCATTATTTATTGTCCTAACCGAAAAGTCGCTACTATATGGTACGACGAGTGTATGGTACGTTACTCGAATGAGTCATTTTTCGGTACATGGGCTGAAGATCCTGGGTGGGGAGAATCGAACGGACAAAATGTCACGGGAAATGTATCGCAATTTATGCATATAGCGAAAAATATGTTGGTAAATATTACGAGTCAGGCTGCGGGCGGGGGGTCAGATATTAAGTATGCGACGGGTGCGGTTCAGTATTCGAGTTCGGATACGGTTTATGGGTTGGTACAATGTACCCCTGACCTTAGTTACTACGATTGTAAGAAATGTTTGGTAGATATGATTGCGACATTCCCTAGTTGTAAGGGGTCTAGATTATTTTGGACTAGTTGCAATGCTCGATTTGAAATAAATCATTTTTTTGATGGGAATGTTAATGTGACGGGGACGGTCCCCCTATCATTACCACCACAGCCACCGCCAACAACACCATCACCACAGCCACCACCAATAAGAAATTCAACGGGGCCGATGATAATAAGTCGTAGTGGTATGTAAGTTATATTTGAGCTTTTATTTTTATGCGGTTGATTTGTCAATTTTTTTGGCTACATATTCcttgttccggtcatttgttgtcctttttcattttgggtgtctcagtcgaTTATTATCCTTTCTatattaagaatgaacttgaAGAGCAATTTGATACTCAacttattccacttgtcatttagtaattgacctcctaccctttccttggtctttatgccaaaaacaaaggacaataattgactgGAACGGAGGGAGAAATTCGCATGTGAAACTACTTAGGATCAATTAGTCCATGTCATAATTTTATGAGATTTGAGGAAAAACCGCTATTTCACGTAGCGGCTTTAACCTTCGATaaaattttataagaaaaaaaaaatgaagaactaTCAAAGCCTCTGCTTTGCAAAAATTACAATGACCGCTTACACCTGCCCTGTAACCAGGGGCGAAGGTAGCAAGGTGTAGCGGCCGCTACCCCATGTAAAAAAATATCAATAAATAAGTCGCATTTTAGTTACCCCAAATGTAATTAAGGAAAGAATAATTATAACGAAGTGCATAAGCTAAATAACAAAATAGGTGTgctttaggctctgtttggtaaacaacggaTTAATATTGGTAGAAGCAAATTGTGAAAGCAGATTATAATTAGCAGATTTTGTTGacaggtttgactagtatattcGATTAGCAGATTTTGTTAAAGGTGTTTGGTAAGTAGCAGATTTAAATTAGCAGATTATCTCAATCTTTTGTAAAATGACAAGTAAGTACATGAATTAACTATGGAATAAAGGTAAGGTTATATTTTCCTAAGGGTAAAAATGTGAATTTACTTTTTTTCCCAATCTACTCTTAGAATATGCTGGGGggagcagcatattgtaaaatagtagATTCGGCCCCAATCTACTATCccaatatgctgtttaccaaacaccccaaATAGCATATTGACCGGTCAAATATGCTAAAAGTCCCAAATATGCTATTTTTTTGtcaatccgctgtttaccaaacacccccttagtgGTAGAAAGAATAGTGTCCATGCAAAATGATTGGGGTTCAAAACTCACTATTGTCAAatttttggttatttttgacTTTTTCAATGACCTTATTAAATGTTTCTTTGTTTGGAAAGGAAATCTGAAACAAATCTACAAACTTTCTTATTAAGTTATTTAAtatatgtgatttatttttgGTTATTAAAGGTTCAGTTCGTTACAAATTACAATATAAAAATcaaaattatttttaaaaaataatatataaagaTAACTTGAACTATACAATGAAACCTTCAAGCTATTATAATGCGTCCATTTGATTATATATTGTTAGTTTGTAATTGAATATTTATATGTTGCATAGTACGAAATAACATTTTTGgaaatttcaattttcaaatacTATAGCCATAAGAAATTTGTTACCCCAAACAAAAAATCCTGCTTTCGCCCTGCCTGTAACTAGAGCTGGCCATCAGCACGGGCTGACCCGGCCTTGGCCcgccattttagcaaaaataaaaaataaaataaaataaaatggtaagGCTACTTGCCACCCGCCTTAGCTTAGCCTCTAGTCTGGCCCGGGCCAAGCATATCGGCCGCCGGCCGGCCTAAGCCCGTCCCTTCCCCCTGGCCTGGCCTGGGTTTGACCAGGAGAGTCTGGCCCGTCCCCTGGTCAGCCCGGCCCGTCCCCTGGTCAGCCCGACCCGGCCCGAGTACAGGTCTACCTGTAACAAGTGGGTAAGTATCAATTTTTTTTAACAATACTAAGGACTTGTCCTTTTCGGCTTAATTTCAACCCTCATTGAGCTCACTTTAGTTCAATTCAGCCTACTTCACTTTGGCTCTATTTATCTCAGTAAATTTCAATTTAGTCCAACTTTATTCAGCTTACTTttgtttagttcagttcagttcagctcagctcaatTCAATTCAGCTTAACTTTATTTAGCctaaaagaacatggcctaagtCTAATATGAGGTTTACGGTTGAATTGGAAACATGTACAATGCGAATTTACAACTTCCATGTACAATGAAATTGTGCAGGTAAAAacaaaacatcaactaataaggCGATCGCAATTGCTGTTGTTTTGGCTCTTCTTGGAGCTGGATTATTTGCGATAACCTTCTATTTTATTATTAGACGATGTAAGAGTAAGAAGATTGATGATGATACTCATGAAACTGGTATGAAATCTCTCATATATAGTCCCATTGTGAGACATTGTTATTGTTCAAAGTTCAATGTTAAAATCAATTTACTATAGAACAATTCTACACTTGAGCCTCTTAAAATCTAGAAAGTATATTACACGGAATAGCAAGGACGGTTGacccttctcttaataataagaaatttgaaaatttgtgtTCACATTTTCTATTTTTTGTATAGTTTATATTATTGTTTCAATAGTTCGCTCATGATAAAATTCGGTTCGCTCTAACTATAAATCCTTATTCATGTtttatacatacatatataaacTATAATGTTTATTCCTAATAACTGGAAATTAATACATCTTTATAGTTTTTGTTTGATCAACTAACATATGCCTATTTTTGGGTGTGATGGAATAATTGAAGAGGATCTCATAACTCGCGAGTCATTGCTATATACTATGGCAACCCTAGAGACAGCAACAAATGGTTTTTCGAATGAGAACAAGTTGGGTCAAGGTGGATTTGGTAGCGTTTATAAGGTAATTGTTTACAAGAATTTTGACACGTGTTTTCTTATAAAAAGGTGGTAACATGTCTAGTTTGATTGAAGCATGTGTCAAAAATTCAAATGTACAATATTCTTCGACTCAATTAAAGGATGCGGACTGGAAATCGAGGATTAAAAAAATCTAAAcatatttcaaaaatttaaataaaaaacaACACACGGTGTCGGTTTAGGGCAAATTGCCAAGGCTCGATTGAACCCGGAATTGTCTAAACTTTATTTACTTCTCCTTTTGTCATTATCTTAAAAGTTTTTTTTTGATATAATCTTGTCACTATTAATTGTAGTTGTACACAGGGTACGTTACCAAATGGGGAAGAAGTGGCGGTGAAAAGATTGTCTAGAAGCTCACATCAAGGCGCACAAGAATTTAAGAATGAGATCTTATTAGTAGCCCAACTTCACCATAAGAATTTGTCTAGGTTGTTAGGGTTTGCTTTGAACCAAAAAGAAAACCTATTGGTTTATGAGTATGTGCCTAACAAAAGCCTTGACAACTTTGTTTTCGGTAATTCACTTGGACTTGTATGTTTTCCTCGTTGGTGCTTGTTGATCTGGTATTACATCGGTTTTATTACTGATTAAAATCTCCTATCTATAAAAAGACTAAGTAAGACTCCAACTTTTACACCGAAAATACAGTACCTAGAATTGGGACTATTTTTTGTAATGTATTCGATAAGTATGCGGCGCTACATATATATGAACCTAAGTTATTAAACTATATATACAAATTTCAAAAGCTCAAAATTTGTACAAAGTTTAAATAATGAGGAAAATTTGGCTCCACACATTCTATGATTGAGAATTTATTGacttttatgataaaaaaaaattgtagCTGAAAATAtattattagtaaatatttaAATGATAGTATTATCAACCAAATTCCTCAATTTTCTTGACTAATTTTATCTATACGATTATACCGTGCATACATTGCAAATGATCTATACTAGTGTAACTACAATTTATATCATTTTCTGCAGCGAGTTAACTTTCGGAAGACTTATCTCTTTCTATTGTGTCCAATTGGACATATTTTAGAAAAACCcaatatttatttttttttgagtaaaagatcaatttcattattattattaataataataataataataataataataataatatgtcatACAAGAattgcaacaaaaattaaaattaactGAATACAAATTTGCTCATATAATCACATTACATAAATTTTGTGATTCGTTGTATGTTTCAGATCCTGCAAAACAAGGACAATTAAGGTGGAGATTGCGTTACAAGATTATTCAGGGAATTGCGAAAGGAATGCTTTATCTTCATCAAGACTCGGGTTTAAAAATTATACATAGAGATTTGAAGGCTAGCAACATATTATTGGATGCAAAAATGAATCCTAAAATTGCTGATTTTGGTTTGGCAAGGATGTTTGATTATGACAAGTCCCGGAGCAGCACAAGCAGAGTTGTTGGAACATAGTGAGTACCGTTTATGTGTCTCaagtattttttattttttattttttttagattGAAACACAGATTGGTAAATGTCGAAATTTGTGGCTCCAACCTATTTGCGATCGATCACGTATGTAGAAATTTACCACTATAATTTTGAAAACCTACCCTACTTCGTATTACTTTAATCCTATATCTTacagtataatgtttaaattttttTTAGCTACAAATTACCCCATAATTTATGAACTATGTGTATATCAACCCCTTACGTTTAACTTGTAGCAAATTAACCCCATAACTTTTCAAAAATGCGCA
It includes:
- the LOC141590601 gene encoding cysteine-rich receptor-like protein kinase 15 translates to MNQFSLLLIYFLILLTMMIINLKQSLAVYLSNECSTTTMFASNSQYQTNLNTLFQDLRSNANRYGYHNATVGVGTNDVVYGNFLCRGDQSNSNCQDCVTEITVTVLPIIYCPNRKVATIWYDECMVRYSNESFFGTWAEDPGWGESNGQNVTGNVSQFMHIAKNMLVNITSQAAGGGSDIKYATGAVQYSSSDTVYGLVQCTPDLSYYDCKKCLVDMIATFPSCKGSRLFWTSCNARFEINHFFDGNVNVTGTVPLSLPPQPPPTTPSPQPPPIRNSTGPMIISRSGKNKTSTNKAIAIAVVLALLGAGLFAITFYFIIRRCKSKKIDDDTHETEDLITRESLLYTMATLETATNGFSNENKLGQGGFGSVYKGTLPNGEEVAVKRLSRSSHQGAQEFKNEILLVAQLHHKNLSRLLGFALNQKENLLVYEYVPNKSLDNFVFDPAKQGQLRWRLRYKIIQGIAKGMLYLHQDSGLKIIHRDLKASNILLDAKMNPKIADFGLARMFDYDKSRSSTSRVVGTYGYMSPEYATRGIYSTKSDVYSYGILILEIISGKINSAFPEESYGETLVIYAWKLWQEGKSLEFVDASIRDSCSRHEVMRCVQLGLLCVQKAVEARPTMATVVLTLESNTITLPVPREPGFFNKTIIGDSDIGNDIIIVHSSNDVSVSEIEPR